Below is a window of Glandiceps talaboti chromosome 15, keGlaTala1.1, whole genome shotgun sequence DNA.
TGGAAAGGAGAACTTGTCACCTGCTATGTTGTGCAAAATATAGTTGGACTCAGCTTGTAAGTTTTCAAAATGGCCGATAAAATCATACGAGTATTCACAGACGGCGCAAACTTTATGCATAAAATCCCAATACCTGTTGAAGGACTTTTGATTCAATGGGTCGATCAGGTATCGGATGAATTCGCGAAATGACGGTGTACGACCAGTTCTGAGACTTTCAATGGACGGATTAGCTCGATAGCGAGCTATAATCTTTGCCCCATGAAACTTCAAAAATACTTTGGAGTCAGGATTCTCGAATTTACTCCTGTACACCGACAAAATACGTTCAAATGGATTTCGAACGAAAAGaaattttgtatgtgttttCAGGCGTTTATTTTTCTCTTTTAAAGAAAGTTCGTTTAGTATTGTCAAATGCTGTTTAGGTTGTACAATCCTTGTATCGTCAGTTAGGTTCATGATGACATTCTTCCAACTTTTAGCGCCTATCCTCGGTAGAGGGCAGAATACAAAGCTATATACATCATTATACATCAACCAATTGCTATTCTGTATTGTTGGTTGATGATAGAAAGTATTTCCAGGCGCATCCGTTTTCATTTCCGCACATGTTTCTCGAATTCTTTGTTGTCTTTTCTCTTGAATATCAAGCATAAAATCCTGTAAGTAAAGAAGAGGAGCctaaacaaaccaacaaacatgtATTATTCACGTGACTACTAGTATTTTACCTTAGACAACTAAAGAattcttttaagttttagtggtctgagttttcACATAGGAGCCTTTCTTGTCGActcgttttgtttgtttgtttgcttgtttgttgcAAACAAGACAACAAGCTAATAAGTTTAAATCCCTTCTGACCTATGCGGCCACCACCtttctacaaacaaacaaatttaggTTCCTAAGTTCGGTTAAAATTCTCTAATTCCATATTTTGGAAAACTGTTGCATCATTAAGTGTACACTAcaaatatgcccccccccccttatttgTCCCGTTTCTACGAACGtggaaaaataatgactcaCAAGAATTTACAGTCAGTTTATACATCATATGATTATAAATTCATCAGAATCAAATCTCTTACCTTGGGTCGAGGAGACCGAAATTCAGCAGCGAGTTTGACGTCTTCTCTCCTCGTGTAATTTGTAAAAGTGTCAATGTCTATCCCATTGTGTGTTTTTAAATTAccatcagttgacaatggtttCAGTGGCCACTGTTTGCTTCTAGTATTTGACATTAATATAACTGTAAGGAATTAAAAGACAGTCTTACTCTTTATATTTTGACCACAGAttataaagtaaaatatcacacacacacaatattatctttacataattatacatacatacatacatacatacatacatacatacatacatactactaGGAGAATGTGGAAGATTTccactgtactgtatgtatatgaaGCGTTGTGTTTCTTATTGGTTGAAACTATTGGGAATGGAGAATACTCGTTACCCCAAAGCTTGTTATGAAATGTTAAGAAACTTAGACGTAGCGGGTAGAACAACATGGGCAACAAAAATTCGTGAAATATTATTTCGGTACGGTTTTGGAATTGTGTGGATTGAACAGCAAGTAGGAGATAATAGAGCATTTTTGGAATTGTTTTCTGAAAGATTAAAAGATTGTTACAGGCAGGAATGGTCGGCATCGCTACATGAATGCCCACGTTTACGTTCATATGttaattttaaaactttacttCAACCGGAATTGTACCTTTCATGTATTACTATTCCAAAATTTAAGTTTGATTTGGCCAAATTTCGTTGTTCTAGTCACCAGCTTGCAATTGAAGCTGGTCGACATTATAAACCCCCAATTCCCGCTCATCTTAGATTTTGCCCATACTGTGAAGGGCGTGGTGTGTATATTGTTGAAGATGAGTGTCATTTTCTCTTATTTTGCCCTTTATATGACAAATTTAGACATGCACTCATTCCCGATAAATATTGTAACTTTCCAACTAGAGAGAAATGTTTTTTCTTACTGTCTTGTAAGAATGATACTGTTCAATTTAAACTAGCACTATTTATACATAAGTCTTCTAAATGCCGTCAAGAATTCGTAGCCACTCTGTAACTCTTTCACTCTCTGTatcttgttttgtatattttgttgtgcgATGGGCTAAGGCCTTAGCATATTTGCAATAAacctaatataaatataaacatacatacatacatacagagagggagagagagagggagggagggagggagggagagagttTTATGCTATAAAGTTATTAAGTGTTCAGGGGCACAGGTGGAGCTATTTGAGATCCTGGGCTAGTGTGTACTAGTGACACTAGTAAATGTTGACTATCAATGATTCAATAAGCTGTTATTCCTATAACTTGCTAAAAAATATACATCCAGTCCCCAACCAGTAAGGAATTGTTTATTTTTGGGGGCGGGCGGTGTTTGAGACGATCATGATAAAGTGGGAAATTGTAACCCATCCCTATAATGCAGAGAATGGAGATAGACTGCCGACAACGACTTTGTCACTTGCACTGTTATGATAAAGTATCTATTGATAGTGCCTGGTTTACCGATTAGATTATTAAGAAATTTAACCATAAGACATCTCAGTTTTTGAAGATATGGTTACTTACTTGTACCTTTGAATTCAAAGACAGCCACAACGACGAAAACACAGATAAAGACCAACCCAAAATATCGTATTGGTATCTTCATAGTCACGTCTTCAGATACACAGGGAGACAAAACCGTCTTATAAGTTTCAGCTCGGTGGTGACATTCTGTGAATAACTGACAGACTGCCAACGAATCTAGTTAATCCGTGTGGCTGATTTCTAATCGATATTGGATCGATAATAAAGTACCCTACTCCCCGAAATTTGAATCTGACCACATCTTTCCCAGTAAGTCTACTAGACAGTATAACACCTATTCCTGACTTTTGCCACATCCTTCACACAAAATTTGTACTATTTGTGCTTTTCCCcatttttttaatatacagAATCAGTAAAATCGTAGAAATTATTGATCACtttaattttgactttcaaCTATAATTTGACAGAGAATAAACAAATCTCACTAACCAATGAGCTTAGTACCTTGAATAATCAACCAAAGAAGAAATTATAAAATCGAAACATGTTATGTAATACCATACACAAGTCTGTCTCGTTTCAGTTGGGGATGTTATGTTTGATCATTGAGAAATAATTCATGGCGGTGAATAGCATATAAGTTTATTTTAATGTAACCCTTTGCAGAGATTATAGAGATTTGGTCATAATTTCACGTATGACTGTTCACGTGACTGTGAAACTGGGAGTTGAAACTTCGATTTTATGTTACTGCTGAGCACGAgactataaataaatataaatgttcaGTTTtttctatatacaaaatgtagatactGAATCCACAGCCAAGTCGTCCTATCAAATGGGGTATTATATGCCCTTCGACGACTATATACTCCAAAGTCCCAAGTCCTTGGTTTATCAGACTAAGCCTGGCACAGTTCTGTTAAATCCAAGAATGATTCGTACACTCAGTATTTTATGTTGAGATGTTTAGTTTTGTATATGTGAATGGTCGTTATTTGTTTACTCTTTAATAGTGAACGTAATGTAGAGGACCATGAGAAGAAGTGAGGGCGAGGCATTCAACTTCGAAGTTCAAGGGGGATATGTCAAACAGAGAAAAGGACAGACAAACATGAACGTGGAGTTTTACTTCTGTAAACAGTATTAAAATAGAAgacacagagaaagagagacagctAAGGGGAACTGATCGATATAAGAGCTGAATGTATATTTACTCGACTGCAGGCTTTGGATCTACTGGTAAGTCCAGTTTGAGAATGAAAGCATCGCGACATTGAACTAGGAATTCCAAAAGTGTGGAAAAAAGAAggaatttaaataatttaagAAATATAGCTAAGCATGTTCGTCGTTCCGCAAGCAAAATACTTTAAAGCCGTGCCTATGATAGACCAAATATAGAGGAAAATTTACAGTAAAAGCACAGACTGTCAGCCCTAGTCAGTAGACTTAGTATACCAGCGATAACTTATAGACGGCAGTCGACAGATAGACATgggtacattgtacaaataatCGCCAATGGTGGAATGCAAACAAACTATACATAAAGACATTtgataatgtatttgtttttaaaaatcaatctgttactatacatgtttatatttagaTTCTTTATTTGTTGTCTATTGTCATCGATCTTAACACTGACTACTTTGAGAGTTGGTTTCGCTTCTGTCTTTTGATAGAGTGGCATTATGGGTAAGTTAATATGCATTAGATGCAAATGAGTTGACATAGACAACATGGAGGTAAGTGTTTTTAACAGCTGATCGTGGTGTATTTCCCGCGTGTCTTTCTAGTTACCGTATTTACGGACCTAGCGTAAATGCGTTGATTTGATCGGTCATGCCATGTATAGAGTCGGTACCATAGTCAGAGTTACGTTTCCTATATTGCTGTCTAACAGCGCAAATTTTAAGGACTCCAACGGACAGATTTTTAAGAGAGTTAGTGTAGCCCAGCTGAGTCCAGAGCCGAGTCGTAGATTCAGGTCACATCCAGGGGTCCGATACGATCGTATGGCtgatatattgaatattgaattcATTCAGACGGCATAGTCTGCCTTTCTAGGGTACGACATGTCCCTTGTGGGGTCCCCATTTACTAATACTAGCTATCATGGCATACCATATCACATGTCATTGTCATGTGGCCTCTCTATTCCATTCGTGTTCAGTTCTGCATATGTATTCGTGTGTATGTGATCAAACTTACATATGGATCCTAGAACCGAGACCTCACCAGAGGCTTGGCATTTGGGTTTGACCGTGCAGTCTGTGATCGTAAACACGGCAAGTCTCGATCagtgtattacaaattacatacgGGATACAGTTGTAGAGTTTCATTATTATTGTGTgcaatactagtagtactaccATGGTACTACCTAGTGCGATACTAAAAATTGTGGAATGTGTGAGTAGGCCTCCAATATGTTGACATGGGTGTATTACTGAGTTGCCCGATTGTCGTAACATGTTGGACCTATACTTCAGATTTACCGCTCCTGAGGTCTAGAACAAGactactactacagtagtaTGTAGACTGTATACAGACTAGTATGTCACTAAAAAGTCAGGGACGGGAGATGTCCTTGGAGCTGCATGTCGCACTGCGTCATGATCATGACCCATTTAGTAGTAGTCCACTTCTGTCCTGATCACATACGCACGAACACATATGCAGAACTGAACACAACTGGAATAACGGCATTTGTCAACGATTCTATATGTCTTTATCAGTGTATAATGTTAGCAATGGTAAGTTCGAATTGACGACACTTGGTGGCGCTAATGTCGTGATGAGAGTATGGCCTGTGTCTATCCAGGCTGTATCATGTAACTCAACATTTGAGAAACGTGAGAGCCCTTGTCACCATTACTGTATTTCATCGTAGTAACATATGTAGCTTAGATAATACATAacatatgttagacttagttattttaaaggcatttttttgttgttttaaaatacaCTGTGTCATGCATGCACTGGCGAAAGACCTGGATATTCAAGATTCCAACTTGAATTTATCTGGTTTAAACGCTCATAAAAAAGAAACTTTATTTTGCAACTTCCTTTCCTAtatatactgtgtgtgtgtgtgtgtgtgtgtgtgtgtgtgtatgtatgtatgtatgtatgtatgtatgtatgtatgtatgtatgtatgtatgtatgtgtgtgtgtgtatgtatgtatgtgtatgtgtgtgtgtgtatgtgtatgtatgtatgtatgtatgtatgtgtgtgtgtatgtatgtgtgtgtgtatgtatgtatgtatgtatgtatgtatgtatgtgtgtgtatgtatgtatgtatgtgtgtgtgtatgtgtgtctgtgtgtgtgtgtgtctgtgtgtgtctgtgttgcTTGACTTCCCATATTTTATCTACATATACATTGGACTGTTGATGATCGTGTTAAAGGATTTATAGCAAAGTGGCAAtgtttgcaaaatatttttttttaagttttcaaGAAATGCCGTATTTATCATCCACACTAGTTGTGTCTTGATGAAAcaataaacaatttattttcttttcaaaaactaatatgaaacaaacaaacacaaacgaAGGATTTATTATGTCGTTTCAGTCACCGTTGAAGGCGCTCTCCCAGATAGTAAAATTGACGGACTTGAATCCTTACATCACATGTTACCTGTGCAACGGATACTTAGTAGATGCTTCTACGATAACAgaatgtttacatacatgtaagtatgcgTCACTTTTTGTCTGCTAAATTTATTTCTcttaaaaatacagaaatattatTGTGCTTTCATTGTCGTTTGTCATGGTTAAATAACACAGGAGATGTTCTGCATGTGGGGCTCTTCTATTTGGGATTCACATTCGTGTAATGATATCTCCACTGCAAAAATccgtcgttgatggcgctaaACACTTTTGTCTAAAATCGTCTCTTATCAGTTATCTCTTCCCGTTTCCTgcttgaatattacatgtactgtgttaTCAGCCACATGTTGTCTTTTCAATGATACACCATCTGTTAATAAAGTATTTCTTCCTGGATACACAGAAGTAATCTCATCCGTGTCGTGTCTAAATCAGAACATCCGCACAGTAACGGAAATAATAACCCTTTCAGATTTCCAAATACagtatatgttacatgtaaagctCGGTTTGTACTGTGCTGAACGAGACAAaagaatttgtttaaaattcgACACGtcatgtattttacaaatataataatttgaaaaGCAGATTTGCACGcaaaaccaaaataaatttaatatttagAAAATTGATACTTCATattcagttattttattttttttaatttttttttttatagttctGAGTACTCATAGGTGataattttgtaacatttgtggttattttcagtttgtaaaAGTTGTATagtaaaacatatacaaatCAGTCTTTACTGCCCAAAGTGTAATACGAAGATACACGAAACATGGCCGTACTACAGTATCCGGTGAGTTGTCTTTCATCCTCTTTAATATGCCATATTTTTGTCGTCAACTTTTCCATGTTACCTAATTTGAAACATCTAATACCAAAACAGTGTGAGTGTGGATGTAGATATACATGGACATTTTCAGGCGAATTTAAATAATTCATTACCATATTGCACTCCTTTCGAATCCCATttgtgttataacttatacgTACGTAGTGTGGCTGATGATTTACTTGTCTTGGTATGGAGAGCTTCTTGCAACACCAAAATAAGTTTATTGCCATAATATTGGATAGTGATTTATGTGGGCAAGACGGTTATGCGGTACATTTTACGTAAAAAATCTTATATTACTGTTAATGGTTGAGAGTTTTGGGTGATCCCTCcaaaaaatattcacattaGTTCTCTTCGTTTAGTTGGACTTGTCTCAGATTTAGTAACACACCCCATTGTTATTAATATCATCTCAACTTACATCGACGTAACTCTTTTCACATGGCCGACCACATGCTAGATTTATTTGGATTCCGTAGTGACGCGTTGCGATGACACAGTGTTGAGTGATGAGGGTTAAACCAAACACATCTAGTGACGCCGAACTACACAACACTCGGCCCAATCACTATGTGTATCTTTAATATCGTGCTCGATTTATACAATGGAACATTTTTGTCCGCCTTCGTTGCCATAGCAACGGGTACCACATGGAGAATGAACCGATATTCCCCTCCCACTTTTATGTCCAACAGGGACCAAAATCAAGTTCTAGTTAGTCTCGTGCTCACCTTACAGTTAGCAAGTTGCTAACCGTAGTCTAAACCCAGCTCCTATAACCCAAAGGGAAAGCTACCCACCACATGGAACTCAACGCCTTAGTCATGGAGAACAAGGAAAATCGTTGGCAGGACTGGAGGTATTTTATAAAACCATGCGCTCATCAAAATCCGGATCTGGTTTCTTTCAGCGAGAGTCGTAAGTGACGCAACTAACGTTTACTTTACTAACAATCGTATATAAATCACTTTGTCATTTCTTCAGATTGGATCGGACCATGCAAGACATCGTACACAAACTTCTGCCACGGGTCGAGAAAGGTAGCGTATAAAAATAACTTTGTTGTTTATAGACCAAATTGTTACATCGCTTCCTAAATTTACCTCATATGTATCTAATTGCAAtgtaactttgttaaaatgTATCACAGTGTAACTAAAACTGCCAACATACAACTGGGAACGAAGCTTTTATTACCAGAGCTTGCGTTTCTTGAATGAACTCTAGATATTATGGCCGACATATACAACTACATGAACTGTACAATGCCAAGGACAGTCCTAGCGATTCCGTTCACCCATGTCGTAGTCtacatataacttataagcaCGGGGACGCACATTATTATtgtttagattgttgttttcctggagAAAAATTAAATAGCACACGAATACTCAGTCTGCTAGTATATCAATATGATTATACTCTATACTATAAGACAGTTGTGTTCTTTCCATAAAGGCAGGGAAATATatttcatgtgtacatgtgtaatattatatttagcctgtagacaaggaacACAGCAATCTATGCATCCCTATGTAGTGTATgtaaatacccccccccccccatggccATGTGTGTAGTCTAAGTACCCCCCCATATGTATTGGCTGTAGAGCTTTACGAAATGGTGTTGTAATCTCGTGTGATAGTAAGTGATAACATTGGATTACACGTAATCTTATAATGTCAACATACTTACAATGACATTAGATGTAAATTATGATTTATTGCCGTTTGAAGGAGAGCTTCTCATTCAGAAGACATTGGGTTTCATGAACCCAGCGAACTTTCGCAGTAATAACAAAGTACAtggccatgtacatgtacatgtaaaatgttatcACCCTGTATTTTGATACAAATGAACACTTCTGGACAGGTTCCCAAAGTTATCATGGGTACAATTCTTTCTTGACAGAAAcaacaatataattttaaaaaacaaaaagttaTAAAGAAAGCTGTAAATAGCATATTTTTTCAGGTGATCTGTATTTAATATTAGAATGGAGGTTACAAAAATTAATGTACTTCATTCAAACTTGTTTGTCGGGGTACTACACAGATTAATAGAGAACGAGTTTGAGTTGTTACTTGAATAGAAACAACAGCTGTGGTATCAATCATTGTTGTGTAGTGTGGGGTGAGTAACCTTCTGCCGGAGCGTTCGAAATCGGTGATTTCAAGGTCACGGAGAAAGTGAAAAAGTATGT
It encodes the following:
- the LOC144446257 gene encoding carbohydrate sulfotransferase 11-like, translated to MKIPIRYFGLVFICVFVVVAVFEFKGTIILMSNTRSKQWPLKPLSTDGNLKTHNGIDIDTFTNYTRREDVKLAAEFRSPRPKDFMLDIQEKRQQRIRETCAEMKTDAPGNTFYHQPTIQNSNWLMYNDVYSFVFCPLPRIGAKSWKNVIMNLTDDTRIVQPKQHLTILNELSLKEKNKRLKTHTKFLFVRNPFERILSVYRSKFENPDSKVFLKFHGAKIIARYRANPSIESLRTGRTPSFREFIRYLIDPLNQKSFNRYWDFMHKVCAVCEYSYDFIGHFENLQAESNYILHNIAGDKFSFPTHIVNATNSSDINIYHKYFSRIPMEDIVRLYQVYKMDFQLFDYSFPYDLIDGIEKS